From the Globicephala melas chromosome 8, mGloMel1.2, whole genome shotgun sequence genome, the window tgcagtggaattgtggagtcccaaccactagaccgccagggaattcccatttaaaaagtcttaaaataaatCAGTTGTGCGGATTTAAGATCAACgtataaaaaataactatttttataatCTACTAATGCATAATTGGAATCTGAAAATTTTAGAAAGTGTCACTTACAATAAATAGCACCCCAaaaaacttaggaataaatctaataaagCAGGATCTATATGCCAAAAACTACACAAGACTAGTGAGAGAAATCAAATGTGTGCATGAATTAAGGCTCAATATATTGTTAACAGTTTAGTGTTCCTCAAATTGCCACAGATTCAAGGAAATCAAAATCCCAGAAGGATTTTTTTGTAGATACCAACAGCTGACTTGAacatttaaatggaaatggaaaggaatagaataggcaaaacaattttgaaaaagaacaaatttggaagaCTCACACTGCCTTATTTCATTCAAGATTTACTGTAAAGCTATAggaattaagacagtgtggtactggtgaaagcataaacacatagatcaatgttacagaattgagagtccagaaatagattcacacaaATATGAATTcatacaattaatttttgacaaaggtgcaaaaagcactcaatggagaaaggactgtcttttcaacaaatgtgttGGAAAAGCTGGACTTCTATGtgcaaaaaaattaacttcaacCCATACCACATAtcttataccaaaaaaaaaaaaaaaaaatcaaaagggaccctagacttaaatgtaaaatgcaaaattctaaaattcctagaagaaaacaggagaaaatttttgtgacTATGGGCTAGGCGAAGATTTCTTAGGATACAAAAAGCGCAAATCATAAAAGGAAAATTGGATAAACTAGACCTTGctgcaatttaaaacttctgcccTTCAGAAATATTTAAGGGCTGTGGGAATTTAGAGGATATGAGCACTAATTCTGCCAGGAGTAACTTCCATAAAGTGACTTTGAAGATGGTCTTCAAAGATAACTAAGTGTCTGCTGGGctaaaaaatcaagagaaaggcCTAGGTAGAAAAAAACCTGCCCAAAAGAGCACAATTGTGACAGGGGCTCACAGGTCCAAGGAACAATGAGAAATTCAGTTGTCACGGAAGAGGCGAAGTGGAAAGGGTGGAGCAAGAGTGAAACATGGAAAGGGAGAATTTTTACACATTATAATTTTTTCCCATGGAGCAACAAGAAGCATTTCAAAGCAGAGAAGTAACaattggttttccttttttataaagtGTGATGACAATGCGGAGGACGGACTGGTGTAGAGACTGATGGGAAGGATTCTAATGAGAAGTCTGTTGCAATAGTCCAAGCAAGAGATGATGAGTTCTCACAGATGAGGAGGCAATGGGGATGGTAAAGGGAGAACTTCAAAGACCTATTAGTAAGGATCAGGTTGATGGTGgtgatttttaactaaaaatgagATAGTAACTGTTATCTGGAAGAAACTAGTTCTAGATTCATGTTTTATAACAGAGATTATAAAATGTTTGCTCTAGGAACATAGGAGGGAATATAACAGTAATTGCAAAGAACTCTGAATTGGGGGAATAGAGTGTAAAACCTTACTAGGATTAGCCACATCTCTAATGTTTTGACTCTAACAATGATTTTCCATTATGCTAATTTCCTTGTATAACAAAATGAGAATTCTTTACAAATGTTTTAGCAGAAATTTATGCTGATAGAGTATTTGGGATACCAGCTGTTTCATATTACTCTAGTAGTTAAAAAGGTAGTCTCAAATCTGGAGAGAAGCTGAAAAGTACATCACAAAACAAGGTTTTACTCATAAAGCACCACTCTATTCATACAAAAGAGgtaggcaggggcttccctggtggtgcagtggttaagaatcctcctgccaatgcagggaacacgggttcaagtcctggtctgggaagatcccacatgccatggagcgactaagcccgtgcgccagaactactaaacctgcgctctagagcccgcgagccacagctactgaggccacgtgccacaactactgaagcctgcacaggtgtgctccgcaacaaagacaagccactgcaatgagaagcccgtgcagcgcaacgaagggtagccccctctcaccgcaactagagaaaagcccgtgcgcagcaatgaagacccaatgtagccaaaaaattaattattaaaaaaaaaaaaaaggaggtaggCAGGAATACAGATTCTAGAACCAGATAAACCTGAGTCTGGATTTCAGCTCTTCCGTTTACTGACTGTATGGACCTGGAAAATTCATTTAGTCTGTTATATCATCTGTATATTGGAGATAACAAAGCACATCTTATAGCATTGCTaatagttcctggcacagaggtggtagttattttattgttataagtATGTTTTTCcttagcatgatttttttttcaaatttatttattttatttgtatttatttttggctgttgggtctttgttgctgtgcgcgggctttctctagttgtggcgactgggggctactctgcattgcagtgtgcaggcttttcattgtggtggcttctcttgttgtgaagcacgggctctaggtgcacgggcttcagtagttgttgctcgcaggctcagtagttgtggctcgtgtactctagagcgcaggctcagtagttgtagcacacgggcccagttactctgcggcacgtggggtcctcccggaccagggcccgaactcgtgtctcctgcattggcaggcggattcctaaccactgcaccacagggaagCTCAGCATGCTCTTTAAAATAGTAACTTTTATACTACTTGTCAATCATTTACAtaaggcagtgcttctcaaaacaGTTCCTTGAAATGTTCCCTTAACTACAGAATAAAGTGAAACACACACCCAAGGATTTGGGCATATACTTTGGAAccagcacaatttttttttttttttgcggtacgcaggcctctcactgttgtggccgctcccgttgcggagcacaggctccggacgcgtaggctcagcggccatggctcacgggcccagccgctccgcggcatgtgggatcttcccggaccggggcacgaacccatgtcccctgcatcggcaggcggactctcaaccactgcgccaccagggaagccccagcacaaaatttttaaagttttaacttaattatattaATCTGCATGCTGCACACAAAATAACCATATttaatagtaaaatgttaatCTTTAGGTAAAATTAGCATACCAAGAAAATATGCCAGTTTATATAACAACACGGCCCTCAATACAATGCCTCATATCCATGAGCCACTTCAAGATGTCTCAGGTTAGAAAAGTCTGGATAGTGCACTATGTAAATTATGTTGCATGTGGTAAAAAGCTGAGAAAAACCAGAACTACTCAGCCTAAAACCCAGAACTTTCCTATAGGcaaggaacatttaaaaaaataagtctcCTTATTTAATAAGGAGATACCTACCTATGCATTTTGTCCTGAAAAATGCAGACCTGCTTCAAGCTAAGAAAGCATAAAACTTGGTATAGAGCCAGAAAAATTAAAGTGGAAAGCCATAATTatgaatctaaattttaaaactttacctgttttcttctttttatcagAAGTGGCATCCGAAGTATTTAAGGTAGTAGAGGTGCTTTTATAAATATCGCGACTGCATACTCCAGGATCATCTTCATCAGAAGAAAGTGAAGATAAATGTTCCGAGTTTTTAAGTTCGTTATCAGCTTTTTCTGACGGACTATTACCCCCAGTTTCAGACACTAAAGGTGTGGGTGTTGCACATGCAGTTTTTGGAAGTGGTGGGGGACAAAATGTACGAACAGTCTGGGTTCCTGGTCGTCTAGTCCTGTTAGGCATTCGTACAGCAAGAGTGGAAAACTGCTGCTTGGGCCCAGATTTCAGAAAATCTAAGAAAGAGGCAATGAATCCGGTTTTGACTTCTGGCTGTTTTTCCTCTACTTCTTTGATCTTCTgtctcattttttcttgatgCTGATAACCATCATGGCAGCTTTCCGAGGAAGGGGGAGTATACGGCAAATATATATCTGTTCCCCTTGGATTCTGGCGTTTGCCTTGGGCAGGTCTTTTCAGctgtttttgattactgttgtCTTCCTCTTTAGTTTGCCcttttcctttagttttcttcttctgaAGGTTAAAATGCATTAAATCTTGGTTTTCCTCTTCAATCTTGACGCTGATTGGCTCCCCAGGTTGGGCCATGGCCAACAGTGCAAGTGTACTCCTAGTCGGGTTCATTGACACACCGTCATCACCCCCTAAAGTGAATTCACTCTCCGATGTAGCACTCTCTCCACTTATACTTCTACTACTAGAAACAAACTCttgatttctgttattatttaatGTACTATCAACAGGTACTTCGCTATCTTCTTCAGGTTCATGATTGGTAGCAGACTGTTTCTTGAATGGGCCAGAACTTTGCTCCTGGACTTCATGACCCGGCCCAACCACTGGTGAAGTTACTTTAGAAGCTTTATTTTGACCAGGTGTTTCAATGTGCTGTTGATCAAGAGTCATCTTTGACTGAAGAGTAGGTACTGGTGAAAGGTTTACAGTAACTTGATTTCCATTTAAGGAAATATCATTTATATTCGGTGGCTTTCCTACTGTAGCTGCTATGGAGTTAAAATCTGACGTCACATGCCCGACATCTAATGATTGCTGAAAATGAGATTTAGAATCACCATCTTCAACAGCAGGAATGGTTTCATTTGAAGTTGACTTGGAAAAATCAGAAGGTGTGACCCCACAAGCTGCTGCTGTAGCTGCTAAGATATCATCtacatttgataaaatatttctttcatcactgagGAGCATTGCCTCTGGGAAACATATTGatccaagagaaacaaaatgattCTTTGAATCATGTTGATTTGTTTCACTAAAATGGCCCTTTGTTGTTAGATGTTGTTGTAATGGTTTTGAAGACTCAGAGAGGTCCATTTTCATAATTTCAGAATTTTGAGGATGGAGTTGCTGCTGAGAATGATCGCCATTGCTCTGAATAATATGACCATCTATTTGAAGGAAAGGATGTACTATTTGTTGAGGACTTTGAACACGCTGTACTTGTAGAGATGCCTTTACTTGTCCTAAACCGGCCTGTAGTATTGACTGCTGAAGAATTTGTAAATCACAGGCAGAATCTAAAAGGACCTGTGTATTAGGAAGAGATGCCTGATGGCCATGCCCTAAAGCATTATTTGGAATTTGAATCTGAGATGAGGCATTAATTATTTGATCATGCTGCTCCTGGACCTTGGCTTCATGTACCTTCTGTATAAGAGAATGCTGCTGGTTTAGGTCTTTAGTATTCAACCTTATTTGTGGAGTTTGCATTAAATTAGTTGTCTTCTTTATATCAAGGGTTGCTGCATTATTGACTTGGCCAACTTGTTGGTTAAGCTGTGCCACTGAAccaactatgttttcttctttttttgactCCTGTAGAACAATCCCAACAACTTGATCTTCAAGATGGGAATTACTTCTGATTATGCTCTGGGAATATCTGTCATCTGTCTTTGACACCTTATAAGCTGACTCTGGAACATTAATTTCCCCATCAGATAGCCTTTGGGTTGATGACTCAAGAGATACTTGCGGCTGTAATACCTGTAACTCTTGCATTGGAAAATCATCCTCTTGCTTTGAAGATGTATACACATTTGAGTCAAGTTTTCTTTCAGCGTAAGACTTTGGATCAGGGGAAGGTATGTTATTCTGTAATGTCTGACAATGAGTAGAGGACGCAAAAGATGATGACTGGACAACAGGCAAAAACTTTTGGGACTGGGGCGATGATGACCCTTGAGTCTGAGCATTTTGGGAAGAATGCATAGAAATATAATTCTGAGTTGGGCTAGAATCTGGCATATTCTGAGCCCGAGAGGCAGAAGAATAAGAAAGAGAAGGGGCTGTTAATGTTAGGGACTGCCCTGAAGCATAGCTTTCTGAAGGACTAACAACTGACAAAACTTGTGACTGAGATGAATAACTAACCTGTGTCTGACTAACTGGTGATAAACCCTGAGAGTGACCAGATGAGTAACTCTGAGACTGGCTAACTGAAGATAGATCTCTTGTTTGAGCAGGGTAATTCTCATTTGTAACTGAAGATAATACCTCTTGCTGATCAGAAGAATAATTAAGTGTTGGATTTTCAGAAGTTATAGTCTGAGATGACCCAGAAAAAGTCAATGTTTTATATAAAGATGGCAACTTCTCAACTTTGCTGGACCTATAAACATGTGAATGAACAATAGATGGCACATTATGTGGCTGTACTAAACCATAATTTTGAGACTGACTAACTGATAAAAGGCTTGGTAGCTGCGCTGTAGAATAAATTTGTGCTTGGCCTGATATTACAGAACTCTGGTTATGTAAAGGTTTGGAATAGCTTAGTGTTTGCACAGGAGGAATTATACTTTGAGGTTTGGGGGACTTGGCTGATGTTAGTGGTTGTTTTGTAGAACAGCTTTTTACTTTTGTAGTAGAAGGAGGATACCCTGATGATGGAATTGCAGATGAATAGGACTGAGCAAGTTCCACTGAGACCTGGGATGTCTTCTGTTGCAATCCTCCATTGCTCACCTGAGTAGAATCTCCAATTGGGTTACAGGATAAAGATGACTGCCTGCTTGTTTCCTGAAAATTAACCACACTTGCATTTGATAGATAACTGTGTAAGGAATGCTGTGAACCAGTGAGTTGTGCCTGAATAGACTGAGTACCTGAAGGCCGCTGATGGTGTTTAATAACACTACATTCTCGAAGAAGAGCTCTTTCAATGGAAGCAGTAGAACTAGTAAAGAGAGTTGAACCGTAGGCTTGAGGAGTTTGCTGGGCTCCTCCAAGTGCTGAAGGCAACAAACTAAATTGAGGTTGTAAAAGATGGGGTGCAGACTCTTGAGCTGAGCGGTATGTTGAAGACTGAGGTGGTATGCTGTTACTTATCGCAGAACTGCCCAGGCGCTCAAATGCCAAAGCGGTTGGAACAGTTCCCTGGGAAGTCTTGATTTGCAGCAAAGGATCATGAGGATTTAAAATTCCATTGGATGTAGTGTTAAAAGTTGAATCCTGAAGCACCAAAGGTGAGGTGGTGGCAAAGTTTCTATTGCTGAAGGTGGTGGGATGCTGATAagcagggagggcagagggtggAAGTGCTCCAGTGGTTGGCAAAGGTCCAGTAACAAACAGCTCAGTTGCTGCTGAGGAAGGCATAcctatgaaaagaaaacaaatatgctCATGCAGTTACAGCACAAACACTTGTATCTGCTTTCATAATACAGACTTAATAAAACTTACATAACCTTCAATCCATCAAAATCTCTTTAAAACTGAAAAGCCTGACAAATTAGTTCTGCacatgaattttcaaaaatacatttcaaaacagCTAGCTTTCATAAGGCAGGAACAAAATTACAAAGGTATCAGCAATTCATATGTATGATTGTTACAAATAtgagattatacatatatatagtcagATAAGGTCATTTGATaattaagaaaacagtgaaaatgtACATAATCTCTAATGATTAATTTCCCTTGAAATCCCAATGCAAAATACCAATGGACAAACTAAAATGTTCATAACATTAAAATTGAAACTGAACTGCCTACATTTAACataataaatctgaaaataatagTGAGATTAATAGTGCAGCttcttttatcaaaataaatgcatttttaaaattccttgcaTTTCAAGTTTTGACTTCCTATGAACAACTTCTCATAACAATAGATGCATGCTTATCAAAAGAAGCTGATCAGAAATTAATAAAGCACTGTCAAGAAGAGAGTATTAACATTTCAGGACAGCATTCTTGCCACATACGGCAAAAGTAAAAACATGTTAAACCCATGCAATCCAAAAgttccatttctagaaatttacccTATGGAAATAAGTGGACACAAAGATTCAAACAAGATATTCATTATAGTTATTGTGAATAAcaggtagaaacaacctaaatatccatcaagagGAGACTGGTAAAATAATTATGGCATATCCTAATAATACTGATGCTATAAACATTGCTTAGGTGGATATACAAAAAAAGTTTTGATGTACAAAGATATTAAAGAAGAGTAAATACCAAactgttaactcttctctaaaaagGGGGACTGTAATTAGGAACTATCACTTTCCATTTTATACACCTTTTTATTGTttacagtaaaaaaattttatcttatattggagcaccattgattaacaatgttctgttagtttcaggtgtacaacaaaatgattcagttatacatatacatgtagctattctttttcaaattctattcctatttaggttattacagaacactGAGCAGcgttccctttgctgtacagtaggtccttgttggttatctattttaaatataccagtgtgtacatgtcaatcccaaactcccaagtctatccctcccctctactcttcctccctggtaaccataagttcgttctctaagtctgtttacatattttttagtgaatttcctttaaaaaaaattctttttcattttggaaaaattggggaaaaaagatTCTCTTGcccttttcaaaaatattcttctttcaaCTCTTTCCATTAAATATCAAaaaagtgggaattccctggcggtccagtggttaggactcggcgctttcactgctggggcccaggttcaatccctggtcaggaaactgagatcccacaagcctcgcaaTGCAGACAGAAAAAGGATTACCATTACAAGGACAGAAAATATCTAGCTACTCTTGAAGGAAAAAACAGCGCTTagaattaatgtttaaaataatgtaattatagaAACTGAGATAGAAAGTCTAACTCAATACATGTAATGTAAAATTATTCCAGGAAGCAAACAACGAAGCTAttgtgtagttttatttttttaatatttatttatttggctgcattaggtcttagttgtagcacgcgggatcttcgttgcagcacatgggatcttttgttgtggcgcatgggcttctctctagttgtggcccgtgggctctctagttgcggcgtgtgggcttagttgcccaaccagggattgaacctgcatcccctgtgttggaaggcggattcttaaccactggaccaccagggaagtcccctattgtGTTTTTTAATACTGTTTTATTTCACAGTAAAACATTGTTTCTTTGGAAGCAGAAAAAATGTTTCTAAGACATACTGAGAAGCTCTATTAATGGAGTTTATAtcagaatgtaaaatattatttcttatagCTATTACTTAAaactatattctttaaaatgaaaccttaaaaaaaaaactaacctttCTGTCATCcggcaaaaaataaaagtatatacaaACACTTTTGGGGCGGGGAAAcagttgaaaaatgaaataagaaaaataaaacagaaaactacataataggacttccctggtggtgcagtggttgagaatccgcctgccagtgtaagggacataggttcgagccctggtctggggaagataccacatgccgcagagcaactaagcctgtgcgccgcaactactgaagcccacacacctggagcccatgctccgcaacaagagaagccaccgcaatgagaagcccgcgcactgcaacaaagagtagcccctgctcactccaactagagaaaaagcccgtgcacagtaacgaagacccaacgcagccaaaaataaaagtaaataaataaattttaaaaagaaaagtacataaTATATCAACTTGGAATGGCTTTTATTAAAGATTGACTTATTCTGTTCAGTTAAGGATAACTTTACCTAACTCTAATGATGAAATCAGTTCCAAGATTGTTTTTTTTACTATACCACACCTATCCAGCCCAAAGtcactaaaagaaatgaaatttaatctTTCACCAACCGCCCCCcacaaaagataaatatgtgaagtGATAGCTGTGTTAATTAACCAGATGTGGGGATTCTTTCACAATGtaaatgtatatcaaatcaccacaatgTATACCTTAAACATCTTAcagttttatatgtcaattacacctctaTAAaggtgaaataggaaaaaaaaatttaatctttcCTCCTCTCAAGTAAACAAGTAACTACTTAAATTGCTAGATAAAAACTTGATATCTAGGATTTATCTTTAACAATTACCTACCTTCTTCAACTTGCTAGTTTTCATCAGAGTGCTAAAACCGAATTTCTGCTAGTAACAATTTCTTGAATTTTGTCCACcttaaaatagtgaaaaattcCAGGTTTTAAAGTTCACTGGAAAATCAATAATTAACATCACTCTCAGCCACACTACTATAATGACAAGATTATCAAAAGTGAAattttatccatatttttaaaggacttaaaaattctgaaaacaaagTATCACCTGTCTGCCAGGATGGGGCCCTGAATTGTGGTACAAGAGTAGTTCCTGAAGAAGCAGCCTGAGCAGTTCGGGATTCAACAGCAGAGAGAAAATTCATCACTGAAGATTCTTTAGTGTTAGTGCTGGCATTGTTCACACTAGTATCAAATATTCCAGAAAGACCTACATTTGAAGATAAAATGTATCccaaagtaaaaatatatgttaatataaaatgatattccggatgctattttaaaaaggaatctcTGACATTTGAGGCCAGAAGTTCTACAACCCTAAACTGTTTTATTATGAATAGCAACAAACATTAATTTGCTCAagcataattataatttaaaatctaCAGAGATGCATGAAAAAGAGATCTCCCTACTAATTATACAGATATTCCCTAGCAGTAAAAGACAAAGCTTTtaatctcattttcattttaacactTCCCATGAGACTGTTATGTTCCATATACTTTCATAACCCAACATGtgaaaattgatttttcttcttattcacTAAATGTACCCAGATTTGTGGTATATTTCATAAGAGAATTTTTACCGGTTGGGTGAGGTGTGGCAGCATATCCAGGAAGCTGATGAGAGGCTGCAAAAGTCTGTCTCTGAAGGAGATCTGTTTCAGAGTGAGAAGGATGTCCTTCTTCATAGCTTAAACTAgaggatgataaaaataaatgacaaaaaacacAGAGCTCAAACCAGATGATCAAAAAATTTCTAGGAGAGCAATTATCAAAAGTAGCATAAGTCTTTGACTAAATTCCTGACCTACAGATCAAGAGATCAAACACAGTCTGACAATACTGTCAAAATGCGGGGGAACATATTGAAGATAcactgggaagaaaaataatacacagtATTTTTCTTAGTTCAACTTTACCTACAACAAAGTCCTTTTACTGGAAGAGGTAGCATGGTACATTGGGAAGAGCAATATCCTGGAAAACAGGAGAGCTGAATTCACTGTCCAAGTGCTACTACTGGCTTACCATGTGATTTCAATAAGTGACTCTATTACTGTTGGACTTATTTCCTCACCTGTATGAATAAGGGACCCAGACAGGATAATCTCTAAAGTCCCTCTAATTCTAAGTCTCTGGAATATAGTAGACAGttcaaatgaattgaaaattaaCACTAT encodes:
- the QSER1 gene encoding glutamine and serine-rich protein 1; translated protein: MNFLSAVESRTAQAASSGTTLVPQFRAPSWQTGMPSSAATELFVTGPLPTTGALPPSALPAYQHPTTFSNRNFATTSPLVLQDSTFNTTSNGILNPHDPLLQIKTSQGTVPTALAFERLGSSAISNSIPPQSSTYRSAQESAPHLLQPQFSLLPSALGGAQQTPQAYGSTLFTSSTASIERALLRECSVIKHHQRPSGTQSIQAQLTGSQHSLHSYLSNASVVNFQETSRQSSLSCNPIGDSTQVSNGGLQQKTSQVSVELAQSYSSAIPSSGYPPSTTKVKSCSTKQPLTSAKSPKPQSIIPPVQTLSYSKPLHNQSSVISGQAQIYSTAQLPSLLSVSQSQNYGLVQPHNVPSIVHSHVYRSSKVEKLPSLYKTLTFSGSSQTITSENPTLNYSSDQQEVLSSVTNENYPAQTRDLSSVSQSQSYSSGHSQGLSPVSQTQVSYSSQSQVLSVVSPSESYASGQSLTLTAPSLSYSSASRAQNMPDSSPTQNYISMHSSQNAQTQGSSSPQSQKFLPVVQSSSFASSTHCQTLQNNIPSPDPKSYAERKLDSNVYTSSKQEDDFPMQELQVLQPQVSLESSTQRLSDGEINVPESAYKVSKTDDRYSQSIIRSNSHLEDQVVGIVLQESKKEENIVGSVAQLNQQVGQVNNAATLDIKKTTNLMQTPQIRLNTKDLNQQHSLIQKVHEAKVQEQHDQIINASSQIQIPNNALGHGHQASLPNTQVLLDSACDLQILQQSILQAGLGQVKASLQVQRVQSPQQIVHPFLQIDGHIIQSNGDHSQQQLHPQNSEIMKMDLSESSKPLQQHLTTKGHFSETNQHDSKNHFVSLGSICFPEAMLLSDERNILSNVDDILAATAAACGVTPSDFSKSTSNETIPAVEDGDSKSHFQQSLDVGHVTSDFNSIAATVGKPPNINDISLNGNQVTVNLSPVPTLQSKMTLDQQHIETPGQNKASKVTSPVVGPGHEVQEQSSGPFKKQSATNHEPEEDSEVPVDSTLNNNRNQEFVSSSRSISGESATSESEFTLGGDDGVSMNPTRSTLALLAMAQPGEPISVKIEEENQDLMHFNLQKKKTKGKGQTKEEDNSNQKQLKRPAQGKRQNPRGTDIYLPYTPPSSESCHDGYQHQEKMRQKIKEVEEKQPEVKTGFIASFLDFLKSGPKQQFSTLAVRMPNRTRRPGTQTVRTFCPPPLPKTACATPTPLVSETGGNSPSEKADNELKNSEHLSSLSSDEDDPGVCSRDIYKSTSTTLNTSDATSDKKKKTVSEALQVATTSPTANTTGTATTSSTTVGAVKQEPLYSTSSAVNILENINSAEPPKSIEHDGLPSDQFAKGQDTVAIEGFTDEENTESGGEGQYRERDEFVVKIEDIETFKEALKAGKEPPAIWKVQKALLQKFVPEIRDGQREFAATNSYLGYFGDAKSKYKRIYVKFIENTNKKEYVRVCSKKPRNKPSQTIRTVQAKPSSSSKTSDAPTPKTTMTKAPSMKPKVKQLKVKAEPPPKKRKKWKEEFSSSQSDSSPEIHSSSSDDEEFNPPAPFVTRFLNTRAMKETFKSYMELLVSIALDPDTMQALEKSNDELLLPHMKKIDSMLNDNRKRLLLNLHLDQSFKNALESFPELTIITRDSKTKSGGSAISKIKMNGKAYNKKTLRTSKTTTKSAQEFAVDPEKIQLYSLYHSLHHYKYHVYLICKDEISSVQKKNEDLGQEEIVQLCMKNVKWVEDLFEKFGELLNHVQQKCS